One genomic region from Streptomyces sp. NBC_00457 encodes:
- a CDS encoding branched-chain amino acid ABC transporter permease, whose protein sequence is MLAIALLGVVAVGAPTYAADDRTVQGTLRNSADDNAPVAGVKISVRTSTGKTYTGASNDQGRFAITVPGSDSGTLAVILDTKTLPDAVRIRDGASNTLRPTGSLSTITVNFPLGPDTRQVSTVWDQVPQLLYNGLQFGLVLALGALGLSMVFGTTGLSNFSHGELVTFGAFATYLGNRVVGLPIVVAVAMAVGLSALFGYLNEKGLWRPLRRRGTGLIAMMIVSIGLQFFLRNFYQYFTGGRALTYREYVTPAGRDAFGLFTYTMRDVVIISISGLALVAVTLALQYTRLGRATRAVSDNPALAAATGINVGRVIATVWIVGTALAGLSGAFLGFSQSVSYQLGAQILLLIFAATCVGGLGSVWGAMIGSVIIGLFVETSTLVIPSELKFAGAMVLLVLVLLVRPQGLLGRAERVG, encoded by the coding sequence ATGCTCGCGATCGCCCTGCTCGGCGTCGTGGCCGTGGGCGCTCCGACGTACGCGGCTGATGATCGGACCGTGCAGGGAACGTTGCGCAACTCTGCCGACGACAATGCACCGGTCGCTGGGGTGAAGATCAGTGTCCGGACCAGTACGGGGAAGACGTACACAGGCGCCAGCAACGACCAGGGCCGGTTCGCGATCACTGTGCCCGGCAGCGACTCGGGCACCTTGGCCGTCATCCTGGACACCAAAACGCTGCCCGATGCTGTGCGGATCCGCGACGGAGCGTCGAACACCCTGCGGCCGACGGGCAGCTTGAGCACGATCACCGTGAACTTCCCCCTCGGTCCCGATACCCGTCAAGTGTCGACAGTGTGGGACCAGGTCCCCCAACTGCTCTACAACGGCCTGCAGTTCGGCCTGGTGCTGGCATTGGGGGCGCTTGGCCTGTCCATGGTCTTCGGCACGACGGGACTGTCAAACTTCTCCCACGGCGAGCTGGTGACCTTCGGGGCATTCGCCACCTATCTCGGCAACCGGGTCGTGGGGCTGCCCATCGTCGTGGCGGTGGCGATGGCGGTAGGGCTGTCGGCCCTGTTCGGCTACCTGAACGAAAAGGGTTTGTGGCGTCCACTCAGACGCCGCGGAACGGGACTGATCGCCATGATGATCGTCTCGATCGGTCTGCAGTTCTTTCTCCGGAACTTCTACCAGTACTTCACAGGTGGCCGCGCCCTGACCTACCGCGAATACGTCACGCCCGCCGGCCGAGACGCCTTCGGCCTGTTCACCTACACCATGCGAGACGTCGTCATCATCTCCATCAGTGGGCTTGCGCTCGTCGCGGTCACTCTCGCTCTGCAGTACACCCGGCTCGGTCGCGCCACACGAGCGGTGTCGGACAATCCGGCCCTGGCCGCCGCGACGGGGATCAACGTCGGCCGTGTCATAGCCACGGTGTGGATCGTGGGCACCGCGCTGGCGGGACTGAGCGGGGCGTTCTTGGGATTCTCCCAATCGGTGAGCTACCAACTGGGAGCGCAGATACTGCTGTTGATCTTCGCCGCCACCTGTGTCGGAGGTCTGGGATCAGTGTGGGGCGCGATGATCGGCTCGGTCATCATCGGGCTGTTCGTCGAGACCTCAACCTTGGTCATCCCGTCGGAACTCAAGTTCGCGGGCGCGATGGTCCTGCTGGTGCTGGTCCTGCTCGTCCGACCACAAGGCCTGCTCGGCCGTGCCGAGAGGGTCGGGTGA
- a CDS encoding ATP-binding protein, with protein MRVAFVGKGGSGKTTLSALFARHLARSGAPVVAMDGDINQHLAYALGLDEDEVFAAPPLSARTGEIKDYLRGTNPRIPSREAMVKTTPPGRGSRLLRLLGDDEIHSLHVQRVGEVSLMVTGAFDESDLGVACYHSKLGAVELYLNHLVDGPGEYVVVDMTAGADAFASGLFTRFDMTFLVVEPTRKSVSVYRQYRDHAAEFGIPVAVVGNKVTGADDLDFLRRHVGDDLLAHCEQSAFVRAQEQGRDQGELEPANAEALQRLQAAVDARTKDWAAFQRHAVEFHLRNATAWANEATGRDLADQVDPDFEHGPAALAAFA; from the coding sequence ATGCGTGTGGCCTTCGTGGGTAAAGGCGGCAGCGGCAAGACGACCCTGTCCGCACTCTTCGCCCGTCATCTCGCGCGCTCGGGCGCGCCCGTCGTCGCCATGGACGGCGACATCAACCAGCACCTGGCCTACGCCCTCGGGCTCGACGAGGACGAGGTCTTCGCCGCGCCGCCGCTCAGCGCGCGGACCGGTGAGATCAAGGACTATCTGCGGGGCACGAACCCGCGGATCCCGTCCCGCGAGGCGATGGTGAAGACCACGCCGCCCGGGCGCGGCTCGCGGCTGCTCCGGCTGCTCGGCGACGACGAGATCCACTCGCTCCACGTCCAGCGGGTCGGCGAGGTGTCCCTGATGGTCACCGGCGCCTTCGACGAGAGCGATCTCGGGGTGGCCTGCTACCACTCCAAGCTGGGCGCGGTCGAGCTGTACCTCAACCATCTGGTCGACGGCCCCGGCGAGTACGTCGTCGTCGACATGACGGCCGGCGCGGACGCTTTCGCCTCGGGGCTGTTCACCCGGTTCGACATGACGTTCCTGGTCGTCGAGCCGACCCGCAAGAGCGTCTCGGTCTACCGTCAGTACCGCGACCACGCGGCCGAGTTCGGCATCCCGGTCGCCGTGGTCGGCAACAAGGTCACCGGCGCGGACGACCTCGACTTCCTGCGCAGGCACGTCGGCGACGACCTCCTCGCCCACTGCGAGCAGTCCGCCTTCGTCCGCGCCCAGGAACAGGGCCGCGACCAGGGCGAGCTGGAGCCCGCCAACGCCGAGGCCCTGCAGCGACTGCAGGCCGCCGTCGACGCCCGTACGAAGGACTGGGCGGCCTTCCAGCGGCACGCCGTCGAGTTCCACCTCCGCAACGCCACCGCCTGGGCCAACGAGGCCACCGGCCGGGACCTCGCCGACCAGGTCGACCCCGATTTCGAGCACGGCCCCGCGGCCCTCGCGGCCTTCGCCTGA
- a CDS encoding LysR family transcriptional regulator has product MYDLHRLRLLRELKHRGTLAAVASALSYSPSTISSQLSQLEAEVGVPLLEPMGRRVRLTPAAEMLVGHIEVILDRLEQAEADIARTKTVLEGDLRVATFQTAAKTLVLPAVELLQREHPRLRVHVHQENERTPLRALVAHEFDLVLAEEYPGEPPWALTGLHTQLLLEDPLLLATPPDGEPPQLAALAHLPWVMEPEGNAARRWADAVCRQAGFEPHVRYQSTDLTFHVRLIEAGQAVGFLPQLALGVHAPTVTLTELTPPNARRVLIATRTGSHDHPAVVAARVALDRISRTARDLTRS; this is encoded by the coding sequence ATGTACGACCTTCACCGGCTTCGGTTGCTGCGCGAACTCAAGCACCGCGGCACCCTTGCAGCTGTGGCTTCGGCCCTCTCGTACAGTCCTTCGACCATCTCGTCGCAGCTTTCGCAGCTGGAGGCCGAGGTGGGCGTCCCGCTCCTGGAACCCATGGGACGTCGGGTCCGTCTGACGCCCGCGGCGGAGATGCTGGTCGGGCATATCGAGGTGATCTTGGACCGGCTCGAGCAGGCCGAGGCGGATATCGCGCGGACGAAAACTGTGCTCGAGGGGGACTTGCGGGTCGCAACCTTCCAGACTGCCGCCAAGACCCTGGTCCTACCTGCCGTAGAATTGCTTCAGCGCGAGCATCCGCGGCTTCGCGTCCACGTGCATCAGGAGAACGAACGCACACCGCTGCGGGCACTTGTCGCGCACGAATTCGACCTGGTCCTCGCCGAGGAGTATCCGGGAGAACCGCCGTGGGCTCTGACCGGCCTGCACACTCAGCTTCTGCTCGAGGATCCTCTTCTTCTGGCCACCCCACCGGATGGCGAGCCGCCGCAACTCGCGGCTCTCGCGCACCTGCCCTGGGTCATGGAGCCCGAGGGCAATGCCGCCAGGCGCTGGGCCGACGCAGTCTGTCGCCAAGCCGGCTTTGAACCCCACGTTCGCTACCAGTCGACCGACCTCACCTTCCATGTGCGATTGATCGAAGCCGGGCAGGCGGTCGGATTCCTGCCCCAACTTGCCTTGGGCGTCCACGCTCCTACGGTGACACTCACCGAGCTGACGCCGCCGAACGCTCGGCGCGTCCTCATCGCCACCCGAACTGGCAGCCACGATCACCCGGCCGTCGTTGCCGCCCGTGTCGCGCTCGACCGAATCAGCCGCACGGCGCGGGATCTGACCCGGAGTTGA
- a CDS encoding branched-chain amino acid ABC transporter permease has translation MDIIGAVTGALHDGFGYLAVSFCLAAIGLNIQFGYAGLVNFGQAAFLSVGGYIMGAAIATSGIPTVLAILLAIACTVALALILGIPTLRLRADYLAIVTIAAAEILRLVFGTSFRTYFHGKDGVTGFTAGFRSLNPLPNYDGFFLTYSREELWTIMVGWGLVIMISLLTWALMRSPWGRVLRGIREDEDAMRSLGKNVYGYKIQALILGGVVGCAGGFVGAFGAASVQADTFNLDFTFIALTMLILGGAARILGPIVGAVMFWAVLSFLGSILTQLASYPVVGRFMNADQASTIRLMLVGLVLMLLMIYRPQGIFGDRREIALDAH, from the coding sequence ATGGACATCATCGGCGCCGTCACGGGGGCACTGCACGACGGCTTCGGCTATCTGGCCGTCTCGTTCTGCCTGGCTGCGATCGGTTTGAACATTCAGTTCGGCTACGCCGGGCTGGTCAACTTCGGTCAGGCCGCCTTCTTGTCGGTGGGCGGCTACATCATGGGCGCGGCGATCGCCACGAGCGGGATTCCCACCGTCCTCGCGATCCTGCTCGCGATCGCCTGCACCGTGGCGCTGGCGTTGATATTGGGCATCCCCACCCTGCGTCTTCGGGCGGATTACCTGGCGATCGTCACCATCGCGGCGGCAGAGATCCTACGGCTTGTGTTCGGGACGTCGTTCCGGACGTACTTTCACGGCAAGGACGGTGTGACCGGCTTTACCGCCGGGTTCCGAAGCCTCAACCCGCTGCCGAACTATGACGGCTTCTTCCTCACCTACAGCCGGGAGGAGCTGTGGACCATCATGGTCGGCTGGGGTCTGGTCATCATGATCAGTCTGCTCACCTGGGCCCTGATGCGGTCACCGTGGGGAAGGGTTCTCCGGGGCATCCGTGAAGACGAGGATGCGATGCGGTCTCTGGGCAAGAACGTCTACGGCTACAAGATCCAGGCCCTCATCCTCGGTGGAGTGGTCGGATGCGCCGGAGGCTTCGTGGGCGCGTTCGGGGCAGCTTCGGTCCAGGCCGACACGTTCAACCTGGACTTCACCTTCATCGCCTTGACCATGCTCATCCTCGGCGGCGCCGCTCGGATCCTTGGTCCGATCGTCGGCGCGGTGATGTTCTGGGCGGTCCTGTCGTTCCTCGGATCGATCTTGACGCAGTTGGCGAGCTACCCGGTCGTGGGGCGGTTCATGAACGCCGACCAAGCGTCAACCATCCGGCTGATGTTGGTCGGACTGGTGCTGATGCTGCTGATGATCTACCGGCCGCAAGGCATCTTCGGTGATCGAAGGGAGATCGCGCTCGATGCCCACTGA
- a CDS encoding SCO5389 family protein yields MSLDVSPQLLAEAENGQVREEDFVDTVRTSLPYAYDLIARLVGELGAGQAEFADNQTPPPSEKERGQLLRALSSDAIRGSLERHFGVALAFQNCHRVAVFPPEARGGETYTRFTSLRAQILNQSPEFRDC; encoded by the coding sequence ATGTCGCTCGACGTCTCCCCGCAACTGCTCGCCGAAGCCGAGAACGGCCAGGTGCGGGAAGAGGACTTCGTGGATACGGTCCGTACGTCCCTGCCGTACGCCTACGATCTGATCGCCCGCCTGGTCGGCGAACTGGGCGCCGGTCAGGCCGAGTTCGCTGACAACCAGACTCCGCCGCCCTCCGAGAAGGAGCGCGGTCAGCTGCTGCGGGCGCTGTCCAGCGACGCGATCCGCGGCAGCCTGGAGCGGCACTTCGGCGTCGCCCTCGCCTTCCAGAACTGCCACCGCGTCGCCGTGTTCCCGCCCGAGGCGCGCGGCGGTGAGACGTACACCCGCTTCACGTCTCTGCGCGCCCAGATCCTGAACCAGTCGCCGGAGTTCCGCGACTGCTGA
- a CDS encoding class I SAM-dependent methyltransferase: MTQHTVRLGTVQETLLIPLYGRAVENRKPEAALRDVRAEEIVASIDYDFARFDDGPSLLGSVLRTSLFDHWVRDFLAEHPEGTVVEIGTGHNTRYERVDNGRVRGFDLDLPDVVDLRRTFFKDTPRRTMIPASVTDASWAESLPTDGPYFLAAEAVLPYFEEKDVRSVVDLLADRFPGSLLALDTTGPGMVDTQDEHDALSKVDARLTWNCTDPARLAEWRPGVQVLASHTLATLPSAMYDELPGGYQEMLTGLAAMKLPTVEDYRLNLVRLP; the protein is encoded by the coding sequence ATGACTCAGCACACCGTACGTCTGGGCACGGTCCAGGAGACCCTGCTCATCCCGCTCTACGGCCGCGCGGTGGAGAACCGCAAGCCGGAAGCCGCCCTGCGCGACGTGCGGGCCGAGGAGATCGTCGCCTCGATCGACTACGACTTCGCCCGCTTCGACGACGGACCTAGCCTGCTCGGCTCGGTGCTGCGCACGAGTCTGTTCGACCACTGGGTGCGGGACTTCCTCGCCGAACACCCCGAGGGCACGGTCGTCGAGATCGGCACCGGCCACAACACCCGGTACGAGCGCGTCGACAACGGCCGGGTCCGTGGGTTCGACCTCGACCTGCCCGACGTGGTCGACCTGCGCCGGACCTTCTTCAAGGACACCCCGCGCCGGACGATGATCCCGGCATCGGTGACGGACGCGTCATGGGCCGAATCGCTGCCCACGGACGGCCCGTACTTCCTCGCCGCCGAGGCCGTCCTGCCGTACTTCGAGGAGAAGGACGTCCGTAGCGTCGTCGACCTCCTCGCCGACCGCTTCCCGGGCTCGCTGCTGGCCCTCGACACGACGGGCCCCGGCATGGTCGACACCCAGGACGAGCACGACGCACTCAGCAAGGTCGACGCACGGCTGACGTGGAACTGCACGGACCCGGCCCGGCTCGCCGAGTGGCGCCCCGGAGTCCAGGTCCTCGCCTCGCACACGCTGGCCACTCTGCCGTCCGCGATGTACGACGAACTACCGGGCGGCTACCAGGAGATGCTCACCGGCCTCGCCGCGATGAAGCTGCCGACAGTCGAGGACTACCGGCTCAATCTCGTGCGACTCCCCTGA